Proteins co-encoded in one Haloarcula pelagica genomic window:
- a CDS encoding ATPase domain-containing protein — translation MRVSSGVPGFDELVEGGLLTDRLYVVSGPPGSGKTTFCSQFITQGAKEGESCLYVTMHETKTELMQDMSGYEFGFDRAVQSDAVQFLNLVTENGKRTITQFGSEGGLTNRLVAYIRQNDIQRVVIDSTMLLQHFMNDVSDEITGFLSALKQTEATTLLISEMTDPSSYSDEHYLAHGVIFFHNFLEGGSMTRGIQVIKMRGTAIDCDIRKIQFSDRGLQVVPDEKVES, via the coding sequence ATGCGTGTCTCCAGCGGTGTCCCCGGGTTCGACGAACTCGTCGAAGGCGGGCTCCTGACCGACCGCCTGTACGTCGTCAGCGGCCCTCCAGGTAGCGGAAAGACGACGTTCTGTTCGCAGTTCATCACACAGGGGGCCAAAGAGGGCGAGTCCTGTCTCTACGTGACGATGCACGAGACCAAGACCGAACTGATGCAGGACATGTCCGGCTACGAGTTCGGCTTCGACCGGGCGGTCCAGTCCGACGCCGTCCAGTTTCTCAATCTCGTGACCGAGAACGGCAAACGGACGATCACCCAGTTTGGCTCCGAGGGCGGGCTGACCAACCGACTGGTCGCGTACATCAGACAGAACGACATCCAGCGGGTCGTCATCGACTCGACGATGCTGCTCCAGCACTTCATGAACGATGTCAGCGACGAGATCACGGGCTTTCTCTCGGCGCTGAAACAGACCGAGGCCACGACGCTTTTGATCTCGGAGATGACCGATCCCTCCTCCTACAGCGACGAACACTACCTCGCCCACGGGGTCATCTTCTTCCACAACTTCCTGGAGGGCGGGAGTATGACCCGAGGCATCCAGGTCATCAAGATGCGCGGGACCGCTATCGACTGTGACATCCGGAAGATCCAGTTCTCCGACCGCGGCCTCCAGGTCGTGCCCGACGAGAAGGTCGAGTCATGA
- a CDS encoding DUF7577 domain-containing protein — translation MQLWGWLIAYVVTFGLVQLLLYHYFQHRNTSSESPESTPVGAGHGRPAVEPDGSSTPAEAVACPDCGTPNEGHTMIRYCRVCAATLQ, via the coding sequence ATGCAACTGTGGGGCTGGCTCATCGCGTACGTTGTCACGTTCGGGCTCGTGCAACTCCTCCTGTACCACTACTTCCAGCACCGCAACACGTCGAGCGAGTCCCCCGAGTCGACGCCGGTCGGCGCCGGACACGGTCGCCCGGCGGTCGAACCAGACGGCTCGTCCACGCCGGCCGAAGCGGTCGCCTGCCCCGACTGTGGCACGCCGAACGAGGGACACACGATGATCCGCTACTGCCGGGTCTGTGCCGCCACACTCCAGTAG
- a CDS encoding acyltransferase, which produces MTKRHVSLPPLAEEGLRSFIDEVDERLTGEEDTCDVVTDVLIDLHGDRQAYERWQSGEDVSPAERVRLQGYDPCNTTLESEYYAEKDEQRFKRSKHLQWLWRQFDATPMADNVEFALRFRRMLADHLFESCGDDCRFFKGITFTYGHNIEIGDNVVIHDDVHLDDRGKLTIGDRVSISDDTHVYSHDHDAVDQTHVDNFHTIIEDDVRLTYDSMVRAGVRVGENSILAAKSIASKDIPAHHIAAGTPAKSIAIKEGWESVADPIDDAGADRRSERQLDDDLPDNLDVFDEFQRDLTPPK; this is translated from the coding sequence ATGACGAAACGCCACGTCTCGCTGCCGCCGCTCGCCGAGGAAGGCTTGCGGAGTTTCATCGACGAGGTCGACGAGCGTCTCACCGGCGAGGAAGACACCTGCGACGTGGTCACCGACGTGTTGATCGACCTCCACGGCGACCGGCAGGCGTACGAGCGCTGGCAGTCCGGCGAGGACGTGTCGCCGGCCGAACGCGTCCGTCTCCAGGGGTACGACCCCTGTAACACCACCCTAGAGAGCGAATACTACGCCGAGAAGGACGAACAGCGGTTCAAACGATCGAAACACCTCCAGTGGCTCTGGCGGCAGTTCGACGCCACACCGATGGCCGACAACGTGGAGTTCGCGCTGCGCTTCCGGCGGATGCTCGCAGATCACCTCTTCGAGTCCTGTGGCGACGACTGCCGCTTTTTCAAGGGGATCACCTTCACGTACGGCCACAACATCGAGATCGGCGACAACGTCGTGATCCACGACGATGTCCACCTCGACGACCGCGGGAAACTGACCATCGGGGACCGCGTCTCGATCTCGGACGACACACACGTCTACAGCCACGACCACGACGCCGTCGACCAGACCCACGTCGACAACTTCCACACGATCATCGAGGACGACGTGCGCCTGACCTACGACTCGATGGTCCGGGCCGGCGTCCGCGTCGGCGAGAACTCGATCCTGGCCGCCAAGTCGATCGCGAGCAAGGACATCCCCGCCCACCACATCGCCGCCGGCACGCCGGCCAAGTCCATCGCGATCAAGGAGGGCTGGGAGTCCGTGGCGGACCCGATAGACGACGCCGGGGCCGACCGCCGCAGCGAGCGGCAACTCGACGACGACCTCCCGGACAACCTCGATGTCTTCGACGAGTTCCAGCGCGACCTGACACCGCCGAAGTAG
- a CDS encoding CPBP family intramembrane glutamic endopeptidase: MVRSDFIMEIRGYMVNPREKRLRALWRVVLWFFVATFVAIVFTGALSQVVNPASFAPDIRAAYVGLRTIAVYAGGTAIAVGIGYLLDRRRLSDYGLGFDRQWWRDAGFGIALGVGLPTLFLLGQLAAGLLTVTGLLVTGPSDTFAFGPLGAVERLALLAVFFVVQASAEEIIVRGYLLTNAAEGLAGTLGKWRAVVVTTVATGVLFGVLHASNPSATLLSIANITLYGLLLGGCYVLTGRLGIACGFHVAWNFTLGLYGFPVSGLRTGAALVGTRVTGVPLVTGGSFGPEGGLIALVGLLLGTAALAWWVRREYGDVAIREAIATPTLRYGIRENHER, translated from the coding sequence ATGGTCAGGTCGGACTTCATCATGGAGATCCGCGGCTACATGGTCAACCCCCGCGAGAAGCGCCTGCGCGCCCTCTGGCGTGTCGTCCTCTGGTTCTTCGTGGCGACCTTCGTCGCGATCGTCTTCACCGGGGCGCTCTCGCAGGTGGTGAATCCGGCCTCGTTCGCCCCCGACATCCGTGCGGCCTACGTCGGTCTCCGGACGATCGCCGTCTACGCCGGCGGAACGGCCATCGCCGTCGGCATCGGCTATCTCCTGGACCGGCGCCGGCTCTCGGACTACGGCCTGGGGTTCGACCGGCAGTGGTGGCGCGACGCCGGGTTCGGGATCGCGCTGGGTGTCGGGCTCCCGACGCTGTTTCTCCTCGGTCAACTCGCGGCCGGCCTGCTGACGGTGACGGGACTCCTCGTCACGGGACCGTCGGACACCTTCGCGTTTGGCCCGTTGGGTGCCGTCGAACGGCTCGCCCTGCTGGCGGTGTTTTTCGTCGTCCAGGCCTCCGCCGAGGAGATCATCGTTCGGGGGTACCTGCTGACGAACGCCGCCGAGGGCCTGGCCGGCACGCTCGGGAAGTGGCGAGCGGTGGTCGTCACCACCGTCGCGACCGGCGTGTTGTTCGGTGTCCTGCACGCGAGCAACCCCAGCGCGACGCTTCTCAGCATCGCGAACATCACGCTGTACGGGCTCTTGCTGGGTGGCTGTTACGTCCTGACCGGCCGGCTGGGGATCGCCTGCGGGTTCCACGTCGCCTGGAACTTCACCCTGGGGCTGTACGGGTTCCCGGTCAGCGGCCTGCGGACCGGTGCCGCGCTCGTCGGGACCCGGGTGACCGGCGTCCCGCTGGTGACGGGGGGGTCGTTCGGCCCGGAGGGCGGCCTGATCGCGCTCGTCGGCCTCCTACTGGGGACGGCTGCGCTCGCCTGGTGGGTCCGCCGGGAGTACGGCGACGTTGCCATCCGCGAGGCGATCGCGACACCGACGCTGCGGTACGGCATCCGGGAGAACCACGAGCGATAA
- a CDS encoding aldo/keto reductase — MKYDTLGTAGVEVSQVGFGAWVVGTDWWGDRTREDAVAMIDHAVEQGVRYFDTGDVYGHGDSEEIVGEALADRRDEVTVSTKIGYDFYNNPQAGHGELPKKVTPEWIHTATERSLDRLDMEYVDLLMLHNANVDEVDEDVLEALDELREEGKVEAIGWALGPSIGWLAEGDAAVTAEFDALQTVFNLFEQTPGRHFVETIREHGADTSIIARVPHSSGLLNEQVTPETELGKGDHRAHRPDEWYETGWEKLETLQFLKRDGERTMGQAAIQWLLAHDEVASVTPTFRTTDDIDEWGGAPDTPPLSDDEFDRVQELYADNFGIDRDDGMDALRSSVGGADLDGTGMKSAGD; from the coding sequence ATGAAATACGACACGCTCGGGACAGCAGGCGTCGAGGTCTCACAGGTCGGCTTCGGTGCCTGGGTCGTCGGGACCGACTGGTGGGGCGACCGGACGCGGGAAGACGCCGTCGCCATGATCGACCACGCCGTCGAGCAGGGCGTGCGCTACTTCGACACCGGCGATGTCTACGGCCACGGCGACAGCGAGGAGATCGTCGGCGAGGCCCTCGCCGACCGCCGGGACGAGGTGACCGTCAGCACGAAGATCGGCTACGACTTCTACAACAACCCCCAGGCCGGCCACGGGGAACTCCCGAAGAAAGTCACCCCCGAGTGGATCCACACCGCGACCGAGCGGTCGCTGGACCGCCTGGACATGGAGTACGTCGACCTGCTGATGCTCCACAACGCCAACGTCGACGAGGTCGACGAGGACGTGCTCGAAGCGCTCGACGAACTCCGCGAGGAGGGGAAAGTCGAAGCGATCGGCTGGGCGCTGGGCCCCTCGATCGGCTGGCTGGCCGAGGGCGACGCCGCCGTCACGGCGGAGTTCGACGCGCTCCAGACGGTGTTCAACCTCTTCGAGCAGACGCCGGGCCGGCACTTCGTGGAGACGATCCGCGAACACGGCGCCGACACCTCGATCATCGCCCGGGTCCCCCACTCGTCGGGGCTGCTCAACGAGCAGGTCACCCCCGAGACCGAACTGGGGAAAGGCGACCACCGCGCTCACCGGCCCGACGAGTGGTACGAGACCGGCTGGGAGAAACTGGAGACCCTGCAGTTCCTGAAACGAGACGGCGAGCGGACGATGGGCCAGGCCGCGATCCAGTGGTTACTCGCCCACGACGAGGTCGCCTCGGTCACGCCGACGTTCCGGACGACCGACGACATCGACGAGTGGGGCGGCGCGCCGGACACGCCGCCGCTCAGCGACGACGAGTTCGATCGAGTCCAGGAACTGTACGCCGACAACTTCGGGATCGATCGGGACGACGGGATGGACGCCCTGCGGTCCTCGGTCGGCGGCGCGGACCTGGACGGGACCGGTATGAAGTCCGCCGGCGACTGA
- the radA gene encoding DNA repair and recombination protein RadA: MSASEDLEDLPGVGPATAEKLKDNGFDSYQGIAVASPGELSNTADIGESSAADIINAAREAADIGGFETGSTVLERREQIGKLSWGVDEVDELLGGGVETQSITEVYGEFGAGKSQVTHQLAVNVQLPAEHGGLEGSAIFIDSEDTFRPERIEQMVEGQDDEVIEDTMVLHGIVEEGEADATDDELLDALVDSVLDKIHVAKAFNSNHQILLAEKAQEIASETQEEEFPVRLLAVDSLTAHFRAEYVGRGELAERQQKLNKHLHDLMRVGDLNNTAVLVTNQVASNPDSFFGDPTQPIGGNILGHTSTFRIYLRKSKGDKRIVKLVDAPNLPDGEGVMRVEEGGLMNE; this comes from the coding sequence ATGTCCGCAAGCGAGGACCTCGAAGACCTGCCCGGCGTCGGCCCGGCGACAGCAGAGAAACTCAAAGACAACGGCTTCGACTCCTACCAGGGGATCGCGGTCGCCTCCCCCGGCGAACTGTCGAACACGGCCGACATCGGCGAGTCGTCGGCCGCCGACATCATCAACGCCGCCCGCGAGGCCGCCGACATCGGCGGTTTCGAGACCGGCTCGACGGTACTCGAACGCCGCGAGCAGATCGGCAAGCTCTCCTGGGGCGTCGACGAGGTCGACGAACTCCTGGGCGGGGGCGTCGAGACCCAGTCGATCACCGAGGTGTACGGCGAGTTCGGGGCCGGCAAGTCCCAGGTGACCCACCAGCTGGCCGTCAACGTCCAGCTCCCGGCCGAACACGGCGGGCTCGAAGGGAGTGCCATCTTCATCGACTCCGAGGACACCTTCCGCCCGGAACGGATCGAACAGATGGTCGAGGGCCAGGACGACGAGGTCATCGAGGACACGATGGTCCTCCACGGCATCGTCGAGGAGGGCGAGGCCGACGCCACCGACGACGAACTGCTGGACGCCCTCGTCGACTCGGTGCTCGACAAGATCCACGTCGCCAAGGCGTTCAACTCCAACCACCAGATCCTCCTGGCCGAGAAGGCCCAGGAGATCGCCAGCGAGACCCAGGAAGAGGAGTTCCCGGTTCGCCTGCTCGCCGTCGACTCGCTGACGGCCCACTTCCGCGCCGAGTACGTCGGCCGCGGTGAACTCGCCGAGCGCCAGCAGAAGCTCAACAAGCACCTCCACGACCTGATGCGCGTGGGTGACCTGAACAACACCGCCGTCCTCGTCACCAACCAGGTGGCCTCCAACCCCGACTCCTTCTTCGGTGACCCGACCCAGCCCATCGGCGGGAACATCCTGGGCCACACCTCGACGTTCCGAATCTACCTCCGGAAATCGAAAGGCGACAAACGCATCGTCAAGCTGGTCGACGCGCCCAACCTCCCGGACGGCGAGGGCGTCATGCGCGTCGAGGAAGGCGGCCTGATGAACGAGTAG
- the pspAB gene encoding PspA-associated protein PspAB, with protein MGLLDGLKSVLGVKAEADATREADPDDLFGMSTAYITMEADLGYEATGDAALCFGDVDSTDFQDAKQEVREILDAGARETGTEVEFTEDDHGYQWVVLHDDDFEDLVTSIHFAADTLIERRYGSRLLAALFAFESDRNFDSVYWVYSFRRGAYYPFAPDPDRDHERDTTAEFKLESNLDGELTVESDKEYWYPLWPDRAGDHPWE; from the coding sequence ATGGGACTACTCGACGGACTCAAGAGCGTCCTCGGCGTGAAAGCCGAGGCCGACGCCACCCGGGAGGCCGACCCGGACGACCTGTTCGGGATGTCGACGGCCTACATCACGATGGAGGCGGACCTGGGCTACGAGGCGACCGGGGACGCCGCGCTCTGTTTCGGCGATGTCGACAGCACGGACTTCCAGGACGCCAAACAGGAGGTCCGGGAGATCTTAGACGCCGGCGCCCGGGAGACCGGCACCGAGGTGGAGTTCACGGAGGACGACCACGGCTACCAGTGGGTGGTGCTCCACGACGACGACTTCGAAGACCTGGTCACGTCGATCCACTTCGCCGCGGACACGCTCATCGAGCGCCGCTACGGCTCTCGTCTGCTGGCGGCGCTGTTCGCCTTCGAGAGCGATCGGAACTTCGACTCGGTCTACTGGGTGTACTCGTTCCGCCGCGGGGCCTACTACCCGTTCGCGCCCGACCCGGACCGCGACCACGAACGGGACACTACGGCGGAGTTCAAACTGGAGAGCAACTTGGACGGCGAGCTCACCGTCGAGAGCGACAAGGAGTACTGGTACCCGCTGTGGCCCGACCGGGCCGGGGACCACCCCTGGGAGTGA